Proteins encoded together in one Colius striatus isolate bColStr4 chromosome 3, bColStr4.1.hap1, whole genome shotgun sequence window:
- the ALPK1 gene encoding alpha-protein kinase 1 isoform X1, which yields MNNQNVVAMLLQECKRALDKLLLAKADTSKEEEREYRWCQALLPEDLRTLLEEAKEMKWPFVPEKWQYKQDLVPEDKTNLQDMISARLPDLLVYLKASIMVKDCLTATAIVFLIDRFLYWIDASSKLLRIAKGLHRLQPTTPISPQVLIRQARLSVNTGKLLKAEYILSSLINDNGATGTWRYAKESDRILVQSVCLQIRGQILQKLGMWYEAAELIWASIVGYFQLPQPDKKGIATSLGIMADIFASMSEKDYVRFKTNAEIDMSFFRESSHRFLSAAEACKLAAAYSQYTPLFVLTAVNIRGVCLLSYSHSRDCPPEKRKVYLSEAKESFEIGLLTKSDKSPITSKQELHSFIKAAFCLTTVHRWLYGESEKLQEARQLCRDAMGKLHSYSTSFVEEEEKGMLAKEIMSLITSMKKHLQVESFPNSDARSYVPDSYKSTMEKPILRGEASFEKILAVHSQHHLSVCEVFENTCRIHKTTPGETQVGVCITTLRTETKTIDTVCTTEEVASQRKGAAKMLNSTTAGSGSERLSGGGNKYIGSDVMKISFDEAIEPLEIEKNGENNVFSKWQNRSQTTTSESSWFKLSKSSYSSSWEELNYSGSKEFSRERQQQERGSAEKRCCTTESDENGQAACLSSLSSHAWHPSAQEPLRSCWGSPQPSLEADTPPSGRLVDKASLHGEELWDRRHRGKSSSEEKAGDVNNRAASLSTPSSAPGEEGEEEECSSRVEVGCRTKDRGGAGSGGGAASQPQRQFVWVDPEGETVDDTEDPSIEARPPTNWYASVLSTSIEPKMASDSSVCNWLRKSAVVGDRSLKAPEVDTQAETIDDTEFDFVNIGDVVNNYPMASVPKHQPAPSASTALPVGKKISTPKCFDCDTTEEDEEKSQDMVSGKRQSGSSLSSEYKSAQMPKSSPEGASLNPRGSGFLFMPGRAKEEILDARFLRDDDYVQLLAGVEHDWLVQRLKPTGIFKSKQLRKAYSALLLKYSKKSGLWTGQETTVFIGDYLNVAKEGKQRNAFWIHFLHQEESLGRYVGKEYKEEKGLLHHFSDVERQMTAQYYVTEFNKRLYEQKIPTQIFYIPSAVLLILEGRTIKGCVSVEPYILGEFVKLSNNTKVAKNEYKATEYGLAYGHFCYEFSSGTDVVVDLQGWVTGNGKGLIYLTDPQIHSLNSKDISRSNFGKKGIYYFFQNQHVECNEICHCLSLSRPLVTM from the exons ATGAATAATCAAAATGTCGTGGCCATGCTGCTGCAGGAGTGCAAGCGAGCTCTGGACAAGCTCCTGTTGGCAAAGGCTGACACGAGCAAGGAAGAGGAGCGAGAATACAGGTGGTGCCAAG CCTTGCTTCCTGAGGACTTGAGGACTCTTCTGGAGGAGGCAAAGGAAATGAAGTGGCCCTTTGTGCCAGAGAAGTGGCAATACAAACAAGACCTCGTCCcagaagacaaaacaaatcTGCAAGATATGATCAGCGCGAGGCTCCCTGATTTGCTG GTTTATTTGAAAGCCTCCATCATGGTCAAGGACTGCCTAACGGCAACTGCTATTGTGTTCCTGATTGACCGGTTCCTCTATTGGATTGATGCCTCCAGCAAACTCCTCAGGATTGCCAAGGgtctgcacaggctgcagcccaCTACACCGATCAGTCCTCAGGTGCTCATCCGCCAGGCTCGCCTCTCCGTCAACACAG gtAAACTTTTAAAGGCTGAATATATCCTAAGCAGCCTTATTAATGACAATGGAGCAACAG GTACCTGGCGATATGCTAAGGAAAGCGATAGGATTCTCGTTCAGTCAGTCTGCTTACAAATCAGAGGACAGATTCTACAAAAGCTTG gGATGTGGTATGAGGCAGCAGAGTTGATTTGGGCTTCGATTGTGGGATATTTCCAACTTCCTCAACCAGATAAAAAG GGAATTGCTACTTCCTTGGGTATTATGGCAGACATCTTTGCTTCCATGAGTGAGAAGGATTATGTACGCTTTAAAACCAATGCTGAGATTGACATG aGCTTTTTCAGGGAGTCCAGTCATCGCTTCTTATCAGCTGCTGAGGCCTGCAAACTAGCGGCAGCCTACAGCCAGTACACCCCACTGTTTGTCCTCACGGCTGTG AACATCCGTGGGGTGTGTTTGCTGTCCTATAGTCATTCCAGAGACTGTCCcccagaaaagagaaaggtcTACTTGTCTGAAGCCAAGGAATCCTTTGAGATTGGCCTCCTTACCAAGAGTGATAAGAGTCCCATCACCAGCAAGCAGGAGCTCCATAGCTTTATTaaagctgctttctgcctcacaACTGTGCATCGGTGGCTCTATGGGGAGAGCGAGAAACTCCAAGAGGCGAGGCAGCTATGCAGAGATGCCATGGGAAAACTGCATTCATACAGCACTTCATTtgtagaagaggaagagaaaggaatgcTTGCCAAAGAGATCATGTCTCTGATCACATCCATGAAGAAGCACTTGCAAGTGGAAAGCTTCCCTAATTCTGATGCCAGGTCTTACGTTCCAGACAGTTATAAAAGCACAATGGAAAAACCTATCCTGCGAGGGGAAGCCAGCTTTGAGAAAATCCTTGCTGTGCATTCTCAGCATCATCTGTCAGTATGTGAAGTGTTTGAAAATACTTGCAGGATTCATAAAACCACACCAGGAGAAACCCAAGTGGGAGTGTGTATTACAACCTTAAGAACAGAAACCAAAACCATAGACACTGTGTGTACTACTGAAGAAGTAGCAAGCCAGAGAAAAGGAGCTGCAAAAATGCTGAATTCAACAACAGCAGGAAGTGGCTCAGAGAGACTCAGTGGTGGGGGAAATAAATACATTGGTTCTGATGTGATGAAAATTTCCTTCGATGAAGCAATTGAGCcattagaaatagaaaaaaatggtgaaaacaatgttttcagCAAATGGCAAAACAGGAGTCAAACCACGACTTCAGAGAGTTCTTGGTTCAAGCTGTCAAAATCCAGTTACTCTTCCAGCTGGGAGGAACTAAACTATAGTGGCAGCAAAGAGTTTtccagggaaaggcagcagcaggagaggggcTCAGCAGAGAAGAGGTGTTGTACGACAGAATCTGATGAAAATGGTCAAGCTGCATGCTTGAGCTCATTGTCTTCCCATGCCTGGCATCCTTCTGCCCAAGAGCCTCTACGTAGCTGTTGGGGAtctcctcagccttcccttGAAGCAGATACACCCCCATCTGGGAGGCTGGTAGATAAGGCATCTCTTCATGGAGAAGAGCTGTGGGACAGAAGACACCGTGGAAAGAGCTcttcagaagagaaagcagGGGACGTGAACAacagagctgcttccctctccactccttcctctgctcctggcgaggagggggaggaggaggagtgttCCTCGCGTGTGGAGGTGGGCTGCAGGACCAAGGACAGAggcggggcgggcagcggcgggggcgCCGCGTCCCAGCCGCAGAGACAGTTTGTGTGGGTCGACCCAGAAGGAGAAACTGTAGATGACACAGAAGATCCCTCGATTGAGGCACGTCCACCCACAAATTGGTATGCTTCTGTCCTATCGACGAGCATCGAGCCAAAAATGGCCAGTGACTCCTCTGTGTGCAACTGGCTGAGGAAATCTGCTGTGGTGGGAGACAGATCTCTCAAAGCGCCTGAAGTTGACACCCAAGCAGAAACAATAGATGATACTGAATTTGATTTTGTCAATATTGGAGACGTAGTAAACAATTATCCTATGGCATCTGTTCCAAAGCACCAACCAGCTCCCAGTGCATCAACAGCTTTGCCCGTTGGGAAAAAGATATCCACACCCAAGTGCTTTGACTGTGACACTactgaagaagatgaagaaaaatctcAGGACATGGTGAGCGGCAAGAGACAATCCGGTTCATCTCTGAGTTCAGAGTACAAATCAGCACAGATGCCCAAGAGTTCCCCTGAAGGTGCATCCCTGAACCCAAGGGGAAGCGGGTTTCTCTTCATGCCTGGGAGAGCAAAGGAAGAAATCCTTGATGCTCGATTTCTGAGAGATGATGATTACGTGCAGCTTCTGGCAGGGGTAGAACATGATTGGCTTGTCCAGAGACTGAAGCCTACTGGAATTTTTAAGTCTAAACAGCTCCGTAAAGCATACT CTGCTCTTCTTTTGAAATACTCAAAGAAATCAGGCCTCTGGACAGGACAAGAAACGACTGTATTCATTGGGGACTACTTGAATGTAGCAAAGGAAGGCAAACAGAGAAATGCGTTTTGGATACATTTCCTGCACCAAGAAGAAAGCCTGGGAAG aTATGTTGGGAAGgaatataaagaagaaaaaggacttCTCCATCATTTCAGTGATGTGGAACGGCAAATGACTGCTCAGTACTATGTGACAGAGTTCAACAAAAGGCTGTATGAGCAAAAGATTCCCACCCAAATCTTTTATATCCCATCTGCAGTACTCCTG ATACTGGAAGGCAGAACTATAAAAGGATGTGTGAGTGTGGAGCCCTACATCCTCGGGGAGTTTGTGAAGCTGTCCAATAACACAAAGGTAGCAAAGAATGAGTACAAAGCCACAGAGTACGGTCTGGCCTATGGACATTTCTGCTACGAGTTTTCCAGTGGAACAGACGTTGTTGTTGATCTACAAG GTTGGGTGACAGGTAACGGGAAAGGCCTCATCTACCTCACTGACCCTCAGATTCATTCTCTGAATAGCAAAGACATTTCACGCTCCAACTTTGGAAAGAAAGGTATCTATTACTTCTTTCAAAATCAGCACGTGGAATGCAACGAAATCTGTCACTGCCTTTCTTTATCAAGACCTTTAGTGACAATGTAG
- the ALPK1 gene encoding alpha-protein kinase 1 isoform X2: protein MWYEAAELIWASIVGYFQLPQPDKKGIATSLGIMADIFASMSEKDYVRFKTNAEIDMSFFRESSHRFLSAAEACKLAAAYSQYTPLFVLTAVNIRGVCLLSYSHSRDCPPEKRKVYLSEAKESFEIGLLTKSDKSPITSKQELHSFIKAAFCLTTVHRWLYGESEKLQEARQLCRDAMGKLHSYSTSFVEEEEKGMLAKEIMSLITSMKKHLQVESFPNSDARSYVPDSYKSTMEKPILRGEASFEKILAVHSQHHLSVCEVFENTCRIHKTTPGETQVGVCITTLRTETKTIDTVCTTEEVASQRKGAAKMLNSTTAGSGSERLSGGGNKYIGSDVMKISFDEAIEPLEIEKNGENNVFSKWQNRSQTTTSESSWFKLSKSSYSSSWEELNYSGSKEFSRERQQQERGSAEKRCCTTESDENGQAACLSSLSSHAWHPSAQEPLRSCWGSPQPSLEADTPPSGRLVDKASLHGEELWDRRHRGKSSSEEKAGDVNNRAASLSTPSSAPGEEGEEEECSSRVEVGCRTKDRGGAGSGGGAASQPQRQFVWVDPEGETVDDTEDPSIEARPPTNWYASVLSTSIEPKMASDSSVCNWLRKSAVVGDRSLKAPEVDTQAETIDDTEFDFVNIGDVVNNYPMASVPKHQPAPSASTALPVGKKISTPKCFDCDTTEEDEEKSQDMVSGKRQSGSSLSSEYKSAQMPKSSPEGASLNPRGSGFLFMPGRAKEEILDARFLRDDDYVQLLAGVEHDWLVQRLKPTGIFKSKQLRKAYSALLLKYSKKSGLWTGQETTVFIGDYLNVAKEGKQRNAFWIHFLHQEESLGRYVGKEYKEEKGLLHHFSDVERQMTAQYYVTEFNKRLYEQKIPTQIFYIPSAVLLILEGRTIKGCVSVEPYILGEFVKLSNNTKVAKNEYKATEYGLAYGHFCYEFSSGTDVVVDLQGWVTGNGKGLIYLTDPQIHSLNSKDISRSNFGKKGIYYFFQNQHVECNEICHCLSLSRPLVTM from the exons ATGTGGTATGAGGCAGCAGAGTTGATTTGGGCTTCGATTGTGGGATATTTCCAACTTCCTCAACCAGATAAAAAG GGAATTGCTACTTCCTTGGGTATTATGGCAGACATCTTTGCTTCCATGAGTGAGAAGGATTATGTACGCTTTAAAACCAATGCTGAGATTGACATG aGCTTTTTCAGGGAGTCCAGTCATCGCTTCTTATCAGCTGCTGAGGCCTGCAAACTAGCGGCAGCCTACAGCCAGTACACCCCACTGTTTGTCCTCACGGCTGTG AACATCCGTGGGGTGTGTTTGCTGTCCTATAGTCATTCCAGAGACTGTCCcccagaaaagagaaaggtcTACTTGTCTGAAGCCAAGGAATCCTTTGAGATTGGCCTCCTTACCAAGAGTGATAAGAGTCCCATCACCAGCAAGCAGGAGCTCCATAGCTTTATTaaagctgctttctgcctcacaACTGTGCATCGGTGGCTCTATGGGGAGAGCGAGAAACTCCAAGAGGCGAGGCAGCTATGCAGAGATGCCATGGGAAAACTGCATTCATACAGCACTTCATTtgtagaagaggaagagaaaggaatgcTTGCCAAAGAGATCATGTCTCTGATCACATCCATGAAGAAGCACTTGCAAGTGGAAAGCTTCCCTAATTCTGATGCCAGGTCTTACGTTCCAGACAGTTATAAAAGCACAATGGAAAAACCTATCCTGCGAGGGGAAGCCAGCTTTGAGAAAATCCTTGCTGTGCATTCTCAGCATCATCTGTCAGTATGTGAAGTGTTTGAAAATACTTGCAGGATTCATAAAACCACACCAGGAGAAACCCAAGTGGGAGTGTGTATTACAACCTTAAGAACAGAAACCAAAACCATAGACACTGTGTGTACTACTGAAGAAGTAGCAAGCCAGAGAAAAGGAGCTGCAAAAATGCTGAATTCAACAACAGCAGGAAGTGGCTCAGAGAGACTCAGTGGTGGGGGAAATAAATACATTGGTTCTGATGTGATGAAAATTTCCTTCGATGAAGCAATTGAGCcattagaaatagaaaaaaatggtgaaaacaatgttttcagCAAATGGCAAAACAGGAGTCAAACCACGACTTCAGAGAGTTCTTGGTTCAAGCTGTCAAAATCCAGTTACTCTTCCAGCTGGGAGGAACTAAACTATAGTGGCAGCAAAGAGTTTtccagggaaaggcagcagcaggagaggggcTCAGCAGAGAAGAGGTGTTGTACGACAGAATCTGATGAAAATGGTCAAGCTGCATGCTTGAGCTCATTGTCTTCCCATGCCTGGCATCCTTCTGCCCAAGAGCCTCTACGTAGCTGTTGGGGAtctcctcagccttcccttGAAGCAGATACACCCCCATCTGGGAGGCTGGTAGATAAGGCATCTCTTCATGGAGAAGAGCTGTGGGACAGAAGACACCGTGGAAAGAGCTcttcagaagagaaagcagGGGACGTGAACAacagagctgcttccctctccactccttcctctgctcctggcgaggagggggaggaggaggagtgttCCTCGCGTGTGGAGGTGGGCTGCAGGACCAAGGACAGAggcggggcgggcagcggcgggggcgCCGCGTCCCAGCCGCAGAGACAGTTTGTGTGGGTCGACCCAGAAGGAGAAACTGTAGATGACACAGAAGATCCCTCGATTGAGGCACGTCCACCCACAAATTGGTATGCTTCTGTCCTATCGACGAGCATCGAGCCAAAAATGGCCAGTGACTCCTCTGTGTGCAACTGGCTGAGGAAATCTGCTGTGGTGGGAGACAGATCTCTCAAAGCGCCTGAAGTTGACACCCAAGCAGAAACAATAGATGATACTGAATTTGATTTTGTCAATATTGGAGACGTAGTAAACAATTATCCTATGGCATCTGTTCCAAAGCACCAACCAGCTCCCAGTGCATCAACAGCTTTGCCCGTTGGGAAAAAGATATCCACACCCAAGTGCTTTGACTGTGACACTactgaagaagatgaagaaaaatctcAGGACATGGTGAGCGGCAAGAGACAATCCGGTTCATCTCTGAGTTCAGAGTACAAATCAGCACAGATGCCCAAGAGTTCCCCTGAAGGTGCATCCCTGAACCCAAGGGGAAGCGGGTTTCTCTTCATGCCTGGGAGAGCAAAGGAAGAAATCCTTGATGCTCGATTTCTGAGAGATGATGATTACGTGCAGCTTCTGGCAGGGGTAGAACATGATTGGCTTGTCCAGAGACTGAAGCCTACTGGAATTTTTAAGTCTAAACAGCTCCGTAAAGCATACT CTGCTCTTCTTTTGAAATACTCAAAGAAATCAGGCCTCTGGACAGGACAAGAAACGACTGTATTCATTGGGGACTACTTGAATGTAGCAAAGGAAGGCAAACAGAGAAATGCGTTTTGGATACATTTCCTGCACCAAGAAGAAAGCCTGGGAAG aTATGTTGGGAAGgaatataaagaagaaaaaggacttCTCCATCATTTCAGTGATGTGGAACGGCAAATGACTGCTCAGTACTATGTGACAGAGTTCAACAAAAGGCTGTATGAGCAAAAGATTCCCACCCAAATCTTTTATATCCCATCTGCAGTACTCCTG ATACTGGAAGGCAGAACTATAAAAGGATGTGTGAGTGTGGAGCCCTACATCCTCGGGGAGTTTGTGAAGCTGTCCAATAACACAAAGGTAGCAAAGAATGAGTACAAAGCCACAGAGTACGGTCTGGCCTATGGACATTTCTGCTACGAGTTTTCCAGTGGAACAGACGTTGTTGTTGATCTACAAG GTTGGGTGACAGGTAACGGGAAAGGCCTCATCTACCTCACTGACCCTCAGATTCATTCTCTGAATAGCAAAGACATTTCACGCTCCAACTTTGGAAAGAAAGGTATCTATTACTTCTTTCAAAATCAGCACGTGGAATGCAACGAAATCTGTCACTGCCTTTCTTTATCAAGACCTTTAGTGACAATGTAG